The Marinobacter halotolerans genome includes a window with the following:
- a CDS encoding AzlC family ABC transporter permease: protein MTSVSYPYQLSASKVRAEFFRLLPISLFVVAFGAAFGLAAMQKGLEPLQALLMSATVFAGASQFAAVDMWGGEVSLLPVIAVVFAINSRHLLMGASLYPMLRDMSPGRRYSLLLLLTDANWAVSAQEYQRGTRNLEVILGGGLAIWMAWIIGTWLGVYFGGLLQNPKSLGLDMVLGCFLLAMALGGKKSPRTLVAWTVAAVSSLAAWKWLPPNMHVVIGALAGGAIGFFWLEKKPDEHAKEGSS, encoded by the coding sequence ATGACAAGCGTCTCCTATCCCTATCAGCTAAGCGCCTCCAAAGTGCGCGCCGAATTCTTTCGGCTGCTTCCCATCTCATTGTTCGTGGTGGCGTTCGGCGCTGCCTTCGGTCTGGCTGCCATGCAGAAGGGGCTTGAGCCGCTCCAGGCCCTGCTGATGAGCGCCACCGTCTTTGCCGGGGCCTCGCAATTTGCGGCAGTGGACATGTGGGGCGGAGAAGTATCCCTGTTGCCAGTCATTGCCGTGGTGTTTGCCATCAATTCCAGGCACCTGCTGATGGGCGCTTCGCTCTATCCCATGCTGCGTGATATGTCCCCGGGGCGCCGCTATAGCCTTCTGCTATTGCTGACCGATGCCAACTGGGCCGTTTCCGCCCAAGAGTATCAGCGGGGAACGCGAAATCTGGAAGTCATTCTGGGCGGTGGCCTTGCCATCTGGATGGCCTGGATCATTGGCACCTGGCTCGGCGTTTATTTCGGTGGGCTGTTGCAGAACCCCAAGTCCCTGGGCCTGGATATGGTGCTTGGCTGTTTCCTGCTGGCGATGGCCCTGGGGGGTAAAAAATCACCCAGAACGCTGGTCGCCTGGACGGTAGCGGCGGTCTCCTCGCTGGCCGCGTGGAAGTGGCTGCCGCCCAACATGCACGTGGTTATCGGGGCACTGGCAGGCGGCGCTATCGGCTTTTTCTGGCTGGAAAAGAAGCCGGATGAGCATGCGAAAGAGGGCTCGTCATGA
- a CDS encoding AzlD family protein: protein MTIETTTLGTLALIAIITAVTVVTRFGGVFLMSFVTISPRIESFINTMASSVLIAIIVPMAFSGDVGSVAALLATAAVMLATKKPLPSIAAGIAAAGFVRYAGFA, encoded by the coding sequence ATGACCATTGAAACAACCACTCTGGGCACGTTGGCGCTCATTGCAATCATTACTGCCGTTACCGTGGTAACCCGCTTCGGCGGCGTCTTCCTGATGTCGTTCGTAACCATCAGCCCCCGCATTGAGAGCTTCATCAACACCATGGCCAGCTCGGTGCTGATCGCCATCATCGTCCCGATGGCCTTTAGCGGTGATGTCGGCTCCGTGGCTGCTCTGTTAGCGACTGCGGCTGTAATGCTGGCGACCAAGAAACCTCTGCCCTCTATCGCTGCCGGTATTGCGGCAGCGGGTTTTGTCCGTTACGCAGGTTTTGCCTGA